In Plasmodium falciparum 3D7 genome assembly, chromosome: 5, the following proteins share a genomic window:
- a CDS encoding pre-mRNA-splicing factor CWC2, putative, whose translation MSLKRFFNFLDDDNKTKKKINTNKNEVDDEKIINDEGEKIKDEKKYKEEGEQEKSEELPKEEKKGGKRRGRKKQTDDKKNDDDNDQNENYKINDQSQTTLNKIEEKKKGNDNKKKRGRKSKKDIDVIKDDTNEHNKDDAKEQNKDDAKEQNKDDTYEPNNNHTNEPNNNLTNEPNNNHTNEPNNNHTNEPNNNHTNEPNNNHTNEPNNNLTNEPNNNHTNEQNKDDTNEPNNNHTNEQNKDIICDQSKNVINNQSTHYGNQNDHGDPPSYDLKNKNEKDNISNDKDNTNDDKNCKKIEPPSQILLNTPPPPSGQPPTGIQNVSHNSPPVPPTCPPPPTPPAPPGQPTQSNYPSQYYNMYNNMSVENYMGYPYYYSQYYNVGPHQSNAISIDPNKEKQLNNNSNVSDGGKMKTDLFSPGNNYDKDINTDENNKNMSILGNNVSNYYMNNPINNYYNMYNYNYMNGMNNVNTLNTINPINPMTYNYYYDNIGMYDNNKMVDENVLNYCSILDKSIELMKKSDKVKEILKTPARLQITQEELNKIEYTEGSEQYNIWFGKYVTDRYDKSVKGSSTPRFVAKYKCNPTKDSGYTKADKSYTSKQYFCIYFARGCCAYGHNCLYKHRIPNENDELEFEASVDIFGREKFNTFKDDMTGVGTFNNDCRTLFIGSIFINNINQVPVIEKILYEEFLPFGNIEYVRYIPNKNIAFIQFTNRVNAEFAKIAMSDQPIENYSTALTIKWAFEIKNQPHNLIQYYNNPFIYGNTNQVISSTWENYLMQQQYGNHPMYANMNHMYNNTNIYPLDNNNNINSNVGVLPNTSLSEHQKKINDRSANLNNSLNKIDQMFDIQN comes from the coding sequence atgagcTTGAAAaggttttttaattttctagacgatgataataaaaccaaaaaaaagattaaCACTAATAAGAATGAAGTCGATGacgaaaaaataattaatgatGAGGGagagaaaataaaagatgaaaaaaaatataaagaggAAGGAGAACAGGAAAAAAGTGAAGAATTACCAAAGGAGGAAAAAAAAGGTGGAAAAAGAAGAGGtcgaaaaaaacaaacagatgacaaaaaaaatgatgatgataatgatcagaatgaaaattataaaattaacgACCAATCTCAAACAACATTAAACaaaatagaagaaaaaaaaaaaggtaacgataataaaaaaaaaagaggaagaaaaagtaaaaaggATATTGATGTAATTAAAGATGATACaaatgaacataataaagatgatgctaaggaacaaaataaagatgatgctaaggaacaaaataaagatgataCTTATGAACCAAACAATAATCATACTAATGAACCAAACAATAATCTTACGAATGAACCAAATAATAACCACACTAATGAACCAAATAATAACCACACTAATGAaccaaataataatcatactAATGAACCAAACAATAATCATACTAATGAACCAAACAATAATCTTACGAATGAACCAAATAATAACCATActaatgaacaaaataaagatgataCAAATGAaccaaataataatcatactaatgaacaaaataaagatattatatGTGACCAAAgcaaaaatgtaataaataacCAGAGTACCCATTATGGTAATCAAAATGATCATGGGGACCCGCCAAGttatgatttaaaaaataagaatgagaaggataatatatcaaatgataaagataatacaaatgatgataaaaattgtaaaaaaataGAGCCACCTAGTcagatattattaaatacacCTCCTCCACCTAGCGGACAGCCTCCTACAGGTATACAAAATGTTTCGCATAATTCTCCTCCCGTACCCCCGACATGTCCACCTCCTCCTACTCCTCCGGCTCCGCCAGGACAACCAACTCAGTCAAATTACCCCTCccaatattataatatgtataataatatgagtgTTGAAAATTATATGGGGTACCCGTATTACTATAGTCAATATTATAACGTGGGTCCTCATCAGAGCAATGCGATAAGCATTGATCCAAATAAAGAGAAGCaacttaataataatagtaatgtgTCAGATGGTGGAAAAATGAAAACCGATTTGTTTTCTCCAGGAAATAATTAcgataaagatataaatacagatgaaaataataagaatatgtCTATATTAGGAAATAACGtttcaaattattatatgaataatcctataaataattattataatatgtataattataattatatgaatggAATGAACAATGTGAATACGCTAAATACTATAAATCCTATAAATCCAAtgacatataattattattatgataatataggtatgtatgacaataataaaatggtagatgaaaatgttttaaattaTTGTTCTATATTAGATAAAAGTATcgaattaatgaaaaaaagtgATAAGGTGAAAGAGATTTTAAAAACACCTGCACGTTTACAAATAACACaagaagaattaaataaaatagaatatACAGAAGGCAGCGagcaatataatatatggttTGGTAAATATGTAACCGATAGATATGATAAGAGTGTCAAGGGTAGTAGTACACCACGTTTTGTagcaaaatataaatgtaatccAACAAAGGATTCAGGATATACAAAAGCTGATAAATCATATACAAGTAAacaatatttttgtatatatttcgcAAGAGGATGTTGTGCATATGGTCataattgtttatataaacaCAGAATTCCTAATGAAAACGATGAACTTGAATTTGAAGCTTCCGTAGATATATTTGGTAGAGAAAAATTTAATACGTTTAAAGATGACATGACAGGAGTAGGAACATTTAATAATGACTGTAGAACATTATTTATTGgaagtatatttattaataatataaatcaagTACCAgttattgaaaaaatattatatgaagaatTTTTACCTTTCGGAAATATAGAATATGTAAGATACATacctaataaaaatatagctTTTATTCAATTTACTAATAGAGTAAATGCTGAATTTGCTAAAATAGCCATGTCAGATCAACCAATAGAAAATTATTCAACAGCTTTAACAATAAAATGGGcttttgaaataaaaaacCAACCACATAATTtaatacaatattataataatcccTTTATTTATGGAAATACAAATCAAGTTATATCGTCAACATGGGAAAATTATCTCATGCAACAACAATATGGGAACCATCCAATGTATGCAAATATGaatcatatgtataataatacaaatatatatcctttagataataataataatattaacagtAATGTGGGGGTTCTTCCAAATACCTCTTTATCGGAACATCAAAAGAAAATCAACGACAGATCAGCAAATTTGAATAATAGCTTAAATAAAATAGACCAAATGTTCGACATACAAAATTAA